A stretch of the Candidatus Paceibacterota bacterium genome encodes the following:
- a CDS encoding SUF system NifU family Fe-S cluster assembly protein: MDSLYQAHILEHYKHPHHKQVMNDADLMHRGKNVSCGDDLTWYIKWEEGNIKKVSEASFDGYGCAISQAAASLLSDKLRGMTEEEIKSLTREDMLALLHVDIGPMREKCAMLALNTLKEMI; the protein is encoded by the coding sequence ATGGATTCACTTTATCAAGCACATATTTTGGAACATTATAAGCATCCGCACCACAAACAAGTGATGAACGATGCAGATTTGATGCACCGAGGAAAGAATGTGTCCTGCGGAGATGATCTAACATGGTATATCAAGTGGGAAGAGGGAAATATTAAAAAGGTTTCAGAGGCAAGCTTCGATGGTTACGGTTGCGCTATTTCTCAAGCCGCAGCATCGCTGCTTTCCGATAAGCTGAGGGGTATGACCGAAGAAGAGATAAAGTCGCTCACTAGAGAGGATATGCTTGCTTTGCTTCATGTAGATATTGGTCCGATGCGAGAAAAGTGTGCAATGCTCGCCTTGAACACCCTAAAGGAAATGATCTAA
- a CDS encoding cysteine desulfurase, with the protein MTYDLIGIRKDFPQLASGSAHYLDSQATSLTPRAVIDAQDDYYLHARANTHRAIFPEAARATELYEDARNKIAAFIGAEPDEIIFTGGATESSNMLIRMLDETPAFWENGKNTVVTSVMEHHASLVPLQQLVKRRGLSLGHVALQKDSVRLNIAEAEKLITDDTAIVSVMLASNVTGTINPISTIAAIAHAHAAFMIVDATAAIGHIPVNVHALGADALYFSGHKILGPTGVGVLWVKRELLETLSPAVFGGHMIAEVSKNDAEWSGIPDRFEPGTKNIGGVIALGAAIDYLMHIGVEHIHEHVGGLVSKTITGLLQIEGVHVIAEHDDVLNIGDVAFICDFAHPHDVAEILGRHGVAVRPGHHCALPYHEELGVAATTRVSFYLYNNESDIDGLVEALKEVRKLFVD; encoded by the coding sequence ATGACATACGATCTTATTGGCATTCGCAAAGATTTTCCGCAACTCGCAAGTGGAAGTGCGCACTACCTCGATTCGCAGGCTACTTCACTTACGCCACGCGCGGTGATTGATGCGCAGGATGACTATTATCTCCATGCACGCGCAAATACGCATCGAGCAATATTTCCTGAAGCAGCGCGTGCAACCGAACTTTATGAGGACGCAAGAAATAAAATTGCTGCATTTATCGGCGCGGAGCCAGACGAGATAATTTTTACTGGCGGAGCGACTGAATCTTCAAACATGCTCATACGTATGCTTGATGAAACGCCTGCATTTTGGGAAAACGGAAAAAATACTGTAGTGACGAGTGTGATGGAACATCACGCCTCACTCGTACCATTACAGCAGTTGGTGAAGCGTCGAGGACTTTCGCTCGGGCACGTTGCACTGCAGAAAGACTCTGTGCGATTGAATATTGCTGAGGCAGAGAAATTGATCACTGATGACACTGCAATTGTGTCGGTCATGCTCGCGTCGAATGTGACAGGCACGATAAATCCTATTTCTACTATTGCAGCAATCGCCCATGCGCATGCAGCATTTATGATTGTGGATGCGACTGCTGCTATCGGGCATATTCCGGTTAATGTGCATGCTCTTGGAGCAGATGCGCTTTACTTTTCAGGCCACAAAATTTTGGGGCCAACTGGTGTGGGGGTGCTCTGGGTAAAGCGAGAACTTCTCGAAACACTATCGCCAGCGGTTTTTGGAGGGCATATGATTGCGGAGGTCAGCAAGAATGATGCTGAGTGGTCTGGTATTCCTGATCGATTTGAACCCGGAACGAAAAACATCGGAGGAGTGATTGCGCTCGGTGCTGCTATCGATTATTTGATGCATATCGGAGTTGAGCATATTCACGAGCATGTTGGGGGACTTGTCTCAAAAACCATTACGGGACTTTTGCAGATAGAAGGAGTCCATGTGATTGCAGAGCATGATGATGTACTGAATATCGGCGACGTCGCATTCATTTGTGATTTTGCACACCCTCATGATGTTGCAGAAATTCTCGGTCGACATGGTGTTGCTGTGCGCCCAGGACATCATTGTGCATTGCCTTACCATGAGGAGCTTGGTGTTGCCGCGACGACACGAGTAAGTTTCTATCTCTACAACAACGAAAGTGATATTGATGGATTAGTGGAAGCGTTAAAAGAAGTGCGTAAACTGTTTGTTGACTAA
- the rplS gene encoding 50S ribosomal protein L19, whose protein sequence is MNTELISKITTTPVNMESRKKLELTAGDTVRVWVKVLEDKAKQKYRLQAFEGLVLSTKHGNTAGASFTVRRVASGVGVERVFPLFSPSINEIELVKRSTVRRAKLYYVREKAVRDVRRKMKQTIIGGGSSTDFETAE, encoded by the coding sequence ATGAATACGGAATTGATCAGCAAAATTACAACGACCCCAGTCAACATGGAGTCTCGCAAGAAGCTCGAACTTACTGCCGGTGATACGGTACGTGTTTGGGTGAAGGTCCTTGAAGATAAGGCAAAGCAGAAGTACCGTTTGCAGGCATTTGAGGGTCTTGTGCTCTCAACGAAGCACGGCAATACTGCAGGTGCATCATTCACTGTGCGCCGTGTCGCATCTGGTGTTGGTGTAGAGCGCGTGTTCCCACTCTTCTCACCATCAATCAACGAGATTGAGCTCGTGAAGCGCTCAACAGTGCGTCGCGCAAAGCTTTACTACGTACGTGAGAAGGCAGTGCGTGATGTGCGTCGTAAGATGAAGCAGACAATTATTGGTGGAGGTTCATCTACAGACTTCGAAACAGCAGAATAA
- a CDS encoding PadR family transcriptional regulator, with protein sequence MDQEAKAQLRKGLLEYCILLAVGNGKAYASDIIEALKVADLIIVEGTLYPLLTRMKNNSLLEYSWQESPSGPPRKYYALTPSGKALRGRLDKTWDDLITSVSLLRR encoded by the coding sequence ATGGACCAAGAAGCAAAAGCACAATTACGCAAAGGCCTGCTTGAGTATTGCATTCTCCTTGCGGTCGGAAACGGAAAAGCATACGCAAGCGATATCATCGAGGCGCTCAAGGTAGCAGACCTCATCATCGTTGAGGGAACACTCTATCCCCTACTTACACGCATGAAGAATAATAGTCTGCTTGAGTATAGTTGGCAGGAATCACCGAGCGGCCCACCGCGCAAGTACTATGCACTTACCCCCTCAGGCAAAGCCCTACGCGGACGGCTCGACAAGACCTGGGACGATCTCATTACTTCCGTTTCATTACTCCGCCGTTAA